Proteins from one Gemmatimonadaceae bacterium genomic window:
- a CDS encoding helix-turn-helix transcriptional regulator, which produces MRLRVAEILDERGITAYELARRSGGRISLSAAYRFGRNEWKCLSEAVLEALCDVLDVDPGELLEREKRKRR; this is translated from the coding sequence ATGCGACTTCGCGTTGCCGAGATCCTCGATGAGCGCGGAATTACCGCCTACGAATTGGCGCGGCGCTCTGGCGGCCGCATAAGCTTATCAGCCGCCTATCGCTTCGGCCGAAACGAGTGGAAGTGTTTGTCCGAGGCCGTGCTCGAGGCGCTGTGCGACGTCCTCGACGTGGATCCGGGTGAGTTGCTCGAACGCGAAAAGAGGAAGCGGCGGTGA